One Micromonospora craniellae genomic region harbors:
- a CDS encoding MBL fold metallo-hydrolase, producing MGGHVTGAVTALASELPEWVTLLRAPNPGPMTLDGTNTWLLRAPGAAYGVVVDPGPADEAHLAAIAEWGPVGLVLITHGHQDHTEASPRLHGMLGGVPVRAADPAHSIGGPALDTAGDVDGHGLAIRLVPTPGHTADSVCLLVEHGGRQVVLTGDTILGRGTTVVAHPDGHLGDYLTSLELLATYRGIPALPGHGPALADCGAAADFYLAHRRARLDQVRAACDGGARTPAEVVAVVYADVDRSLWWAAEWSVRAQLEYLGREPEGYAARLDRP from the coding sequence ATGGGAGGGCATGTGACGGGGGCGGTGACCGCCCTCGCCAGCGAGTTGCCGGAATGGGTGACGCTGCTGCGGGCACCCAACCCGGGGCCGATGACACTGGACGGCACCAACACGTGGCTGCTGCGCGCCCCGGGCGCGGCGTACGGCGTGGTGGTCGACCCGGGGCCGGCCGACGAGGCGCACCTGGCTGCCATCGCGGAGTGGGGACCGGTCGGCCTGGTGCTGATCACCCACGGGCATCAGGACCACACCGAGGCGTCGCCGCGTCTGCACGGGATGCTCGGCGGGGTGCCGGTACGTGCCGCCGACCCGGCGCACAGCATCGGCGGTCCGGCGCTCGACACCGCCGGTGACGTCGACGGTCACGGGCTGGCGATCCGGCTCGTACCCACCCCCGGGCACACCGCCGACTCGGTCTGCCTCCTGGTCGAGCACGGCGGCCGGCAGGTGGTGCTGACCGGCGACACCATCCTGGGCCGGGGCACCACCGTGGTCGCCCACCCGGACGGGCACCTCGGTGACTACCTGACCAGCCTGGAACTGCTCGCGACGTACCGGGGGATCCCGGCGTTGCCGGGTCACGGGCCGGCGCTGGCCGACTGCGGTGCCGCCGCCGATTTCTACCTGGCCCACCGGCGGGCGCGGCTGGACCAGGTCCGGGCGGCGTGCGACGGCGGGGCGCGGACCCCGGCCGAGGTGGTCGCCGTCGTGTACGCCGACGTGGACCGGTCGCTGTGGTGGGCGGCGGAGTGGTCCGTACGCGCCCAACTGGAGTACCTGGGTCGGGAACCCGAGGGCTACGCCGCGAGGTTGGACCGACCGTGA
- a CDS encoding adenylate/guanylate cyclase domain-containing protein, which translates to MTCPVCGTVAVPGARFCHNCGAALPAAATLPATERRVVTVLFGDLSDFTSWSEDLDPERVGAVTDRVLAALAGAVKTFGGHVDKLTGDGIMAVFGAPVAHEDDAERAVRAALSMQRAVRRVLDDERGGGAPLGLRVGLNTGDVIAGIQAAIEYTVIGDTVNTAARLADAAAVGAVYAGARTAAATRHVASWRALRPLRLKGKREPVEAYELLGLLDAPGTRSGLGDEAPFVGRETEIGRVAGRLAEVIDRGEPRVLLMTAEAGIGKSRFAAEVERLAAGYDVGAGRYAAHTGARVLSVRCAAFGERRRLAPLADLVRAATGLPNDTATAVTRAAVEERLRRLGQRLSRSRTEPAPVAVDQLLALLGYAELPAAAHTDQSEWTGTQPPPDAEAVPNAVAALLSALAEEAPLMVVVDDLHDATAETIGALEVTLSRLDGPVLVLLLGRPELVRTAGTLARVADAEVQPLPPLRGADASRLLTSYLGGGRLPQADADRLLATAQGNPFYLAELVTLLMERGALTAGARNDWRLAPGSLGSRLLSRDLAAVLAARIDALPAEARSVLRDAAVVGDTVPDGALEALREQRAGRDGRPAAVVALELDRAVEELLQRRMLHRTRTGYAFATPLMREAAYAGVSKAELAERHAALARWANPAGSVTSGLGGPDLVPTGATGGPSGFTEAARDDFVAQHVERATALADAVTLRPDAPARAVAPLGVAALGRATRRALHEGEPALAVEYAERAAELARVDGVPAQDRVVHARALLQVGRVADALASAEKIAANAGDQATTRISALLLAGQAQQAMGDLRRAETCWREALQVATEADLPGLRASAMRRLGMADFLAGRLGEASSRLAAAYQVSLAVQDRRGQAWSLQNLAWVTTTRGDFAGTDAVLGRAARLFAELKDPYGRAWLRGTTAFARLLAGRLREARRLARIFLPFGERVGEAWAVGTLRAVDAYANAELGELLDADREARRAYREFAAASDEWGQGFALVVRGVVARGLGEPEHAADLLTGALEYAGRTAHPLLTGMAGTLRGFVALDMGDVAGAERYARAVLTSVEPHNPQAPAQVGPRVLLATARLAAGDSGTAVGLLAPVATAAATSPSLLFSRRQSMARYASALLAHGQCEQALDWARRAAAAPAEDVRSQVVTARVRAEALAACGRPAEALTSAEEAVRLSYATEQRSERVDAEALYTRLRDAG; encoded by the coding sequence GTGACCTGCCCGGTGTGCGGAACCGTCGCCGTGCCCGGCGCCCGGTTCTGCCACAACTGCGGCGCCGCGCTGCCGGCCGCCGCCACCCTGCCCGCCACCGAACGTCGGGTGGTCACCGTGCTCTTCGGCGACCTGTCCGACTTCACCTCCTGGTCCGAGGACCTCGACCCGGAACGCGTCGGCGCGGTCACCGACCGGGTGCTGGCCGCACTGGCCGGCGCGGTGAAGACCTTCGGCGGGCACGTCGACAAACTCACCGGTGACGGGATCATGGCGGTCTTCGGCGCCCCGGTCGCGCACGAGGACGACGCCGAACGCGCCGTCCGGGCCGCCCTGTCCATGCAGCGGGCGGTCCGCCGGGTGCTCGACGACGAGCGCGGCGGCGGTGCGCCGTTGGGGCTGCGGGTCGGGCTGAACACCGGTGACGTGATCGCCGGCATCCAGGCCGCGATCGAGTACACCGTCATCGGCGACACGGTGAACACCGCCGCGCGGCTGGCCGACGCCGCCGCCGTCGGCGCGGTCTACGCCGGGGCGCGGACCGCGGCGGCCACCCGGCACGTCGCCAGCTGGCGGGCGTTGCGGCCGTTGCGGCTCAAGGGCAAGCGCGAGCCGGTCGAGGCGTACGAGCTGCTCGGTCTGCTGGATGCGCCGGGCACCCGTTCCGGCCTCGGCGACGAGGCGCCCTTCGTGGGCCGGGAGACCGAGATCGGCCGGGTCGCCGGCCGGCTGGCCGAGGTGATCGACCGTGGGGAGCCCCGGGTGCTGCTGATGACCGCCGAGGCGGGGATCGGCAAGTCCCGGTTCGCCGCCGAGGTGGAGCGCCTGGCCGCCGGCTACGACGTCGGCGCCGGACGGTACGCGGCACACACCGGCGCCCGGGTCCTCTCGGTCCGCTGCGCCGCGTTCGGCGAGCGCCGTCGGCTCGCCCCCCTGGCCGACCTGGTACGCGCCGCCACCGGCCTGCCCAACGACACGGCCACGGCGGTCACCCGGGCCGCCGTCGAGGAGCGGCTGCGCCGGCTCGGGCAGCGCCTCAGCCGCTCCCGCACCGAGCCCGCCCCGGTCGCCGTCGACCAGTTGCTGGCCCTGCTCGGGTACGCCGAGCTGCCCGCCGCCGCGCACACCGACCAGAGCGAGTGGACCGGCACCCAACCGCCACCCGACGCCGAGGCGGTGCCGAACGCGGTGGCCGCCCTGCTGAGCGCGCTCGCCGAGGAGGCGCCGTTGATGGTGGTGGTGGACGACCTGCACGACGCCACCGCGGAGACCATCGGCGCGCTGGAGGTCACCCTGTCCCGGCTCGACGGGCCGGTCCTGGTGCTGCTGCTCGGGCGGCCCGAGCTGGTGCGTACCGCGGGCACCCTGGCCCGGGTCGCGGACGCCGAGGTGCAGCCGTTGCCGCCGCTGCGCGGCGCCGACGCGTCCCGCCTGCTCACCAGCTACCTCGGCGGCGGACGGCTGCCGCAGGCCGATGCCGACCGGCTGCTCGCCACCGCCCAGGGCAACCCGTTCTATCTGGCCGAGCTGGTCACCCTGCTGATGGAGCGCGGCGCGCTGACCGCCGGGGCGCGCAACGACTGGCGGCTGGCCCCCGGCTCGCTCGGCAGCCGGCTGCTCTCCCGTGACCTGGCGGCCGTGCTCGCGGCCCGGATCGACGCGCTGCCCGCCGAGGCCCGCTCGGTGCTGCGGGACGCGGCGGTGGTCGGGGACACGGTGCCGGACGGCGCGTTGGAGGCGCTGCGCGAGCAACGGGCCGGACGCGACGGCCGGCCGGCCGCGGTGGTCGCGCTCGAACTGGACCGGGCCGTGGAGGAACTGCTGCAACGCCGGATGCTGCACCGCACCCGCACCGGGTACGCCTTCGCCACCCCGCTGATGCGGGAGGCCGCGTACGCCGGGGTCAGCAAGGCGGAGTTGGCTGAGCGGCACGCGGCGCTGGCCCGCTGGGCGAACCCGGCGGGCAGCGTCACCAGCGGCCTGGGCGGCCCCGACCTGGTCCCGACCGGCGCCACGGGTGGTCCGAGCGGGTTCACCGAGGCGGCCCGGGACGACTTCGTGGCGCAACACGTCGAGCGGGCCACCGCGTTGGCCGACGCGGTCACGTTGCGTCCGGACGCGCCGGCCCGGGCGGTCGCCCCGCTGGGGGTCGCCGCGCTCGGCCGGGCCACCCGGCGCGCCCTGCACGAGGGCGAGCCGGCCCTCGCCGTCGAGTACGCCGAACGCGCGGCCGAACTGGCCCGCGTCGACGGCGTACCGGCGCAGGACCGGGTGGTGCACGCGCGGGCGCTGCTCCAGGTCGGGCGGGTGGCCGACGCGCTGGCGTCGGCCGAGAAGATCGCCGCCAACGCCGGGGACCAGGCGACCACCCGGATCAGCGCGCTGCTGCTCGCCGGGCAGGCCCAGCAGGCGATGGGTGACCTGCGGCGGGCCGAGACCTGCTGGCGGGAGGCGTTGCAGGTGGCCACCGAGGCGGACCTGCCGGGCCTGCGGGCCTCGGCGATGCGCCGGCTGGGCATGGCCGACTTCCTGGCCGGCCGGCTCGGCGAGGCGAGCAGCCGGTTGGCCGCCGCGTACCAGGTCAGCCTGGCGGTGCAGGACCGTCGGGGGCAGGCGTGGTCGTTGCAGAACCTGGCCTGGGTGACCACCACCCGGGGCGACTTCGCGGGTACGGACGCGGTGCTCGGCCGGGCCGCCCGGCTCTTCGCCGAACTCAAGGACCCGTACGGGCGGGCGTGGCTGCGGGGCACCACCGCCTTCGCGCGGTTGCTCGCCGGCCGGCTGCGTGAGGCCCGTCGGCTGGCTCGGATCTTCCTGCCCTTCGGTGAGCGGGTCGGTGAGGCGTGGGCGGTGGGCACCCTGCGGGCGGTCGACGCGTACGCCAACGCGGAGCTGGGCGAACTGCTCGACGCGGACCGGGAGGCCCGTCGGGCGTACCGCGAGTTCGCCGCCGCCTCCGACGAGTGGGGGCAGGGTTTCGCGCTCGTCGTCCGGGGTGTGGTGGCGCGTGGCCTGGGCGAGCCGGAACACGCCGCCGATCTGCTCACCGGCGCGCTGGAGTACGCCGGTCGGACCGCCCATCCGCTGCTCACCGGCATGGCCGGCACGCTGCGCGGCTTCGTGGCGCTGGACATGGGCGACGTGGCCGGCGCCGAGCGGTACGCGCGAGCGGTGCTGACCAGTGTGGAGCCGCACAACCCGCAGGCGCCCGCGCAGGTGGGGCCTCGGGTGTTGCTGGCGACGGCCCGGTTGGCGGCCGGTGACTCGGGCACTGCGGTCGGACTGCTCGCCCCGGTGGCCACCGCCGCCGCCACCTCACCGTCGCTGCTGTTCTCGCGTCGGCAGTCGATGGCGCGGTACGCCTCGGCACTGCTCGCGCACGGGCAGTGCGAGCAGGCGTTGGACTGGGCCCGCCGGGCAGCGGCCGCGCCGGCCGAGGACGTGCGGAGCCAGGTCGTCACGGCGAGAGTGCGGGCCGAGGCGCTGGCCGCCTGCGGTCGTCCGGCAGAGGCGCTGACCAGCGCCGAGGAGGCGGTCCGCCTGTCGTACGCCACCGAGCAGCGCAGCGAGCGTGTCGACGCCGAGGCGCTGTACACCCGCCTGCGTGACGCCGGCTGA
- a CDS encoding serine/threonine-protein kinase yields MTDTPPGALPTPIVPGLTDLQVFARGGYATVYRATQISVDREVAVKVENRTLASDRDQARFLREARAAGRMSSHPHVVDLFDVGVTIDQHPYLIMELCDGSYAERMRTSPLGAAEARDLGIKIADALAHSHGAGVLHRDVKPANILYSHFNSAVLADFGLAVVAEMRDATVALEVLTPAYAPPEMFSHSPPSPAVDVYALCATLYAVMHGRPPRWQAERNPSLVTVLEMFHQPIPGIPGIPEELVDVLRAGMANDPAERPSVVQLHDMLVGLQLEGAGPPIGLLGGVHHGGVRSAGAASDAEAAGTSADHSRTRRWFLGATGVVALAASAGVGAWAAGGLTSGQPAVPTRPITTGVHRPGCATLPEALPEGARCAEELECFGPVQVRGQRAEASQVPCDTRHTWESYAEGELPRTLLDADHDEIVADPTVRKICNTETFRLVSGIDQPTGWNLEVLPPADPQTDATYRCLAGRGLDGLASPTLTGG; encoded by the coding sequence GTGACCGACACCCCGCCCGGCGCCCTGCCGACGCCCATCGTGCCCGGTCTGACTGATTTGCAGGTCTTTGCCCGAGGAGGGTACGCGACGGTCTACCGGGCCACCCAGATCTCGGTGGACCGAGAGGTCGCGGTCAAGGTGGAGAACCGCACCCTGGCCAGCGACCGGGACCAGGCGCGTTTCCTGCGCGAGGCGCGCGCGGCCGGCCGGATGTCGTCGCACCCGCACGTGGTCGACCTGTTCGATGTCGGGGTCACCATCGACCAGCACCCCTACCTGATCATGGAGCTCTGCGACGGATCGTACGCCGAACGGATGCGTACCTCGCCGCTGGGTGCCGCCGAGGCGCGGGACCTCGGCATCAAGATCGCGGACGCGCTCGCCCACTCGCACGGGGCCGGGGTGCTGCACCGCGACGTCAAGCCGGCCAACATCCTCTACTCGCACTTCAACTCGGCGGTGCTGGCCGACTTCGGGCTGGCCGTGGTCGCCGAGATGCGCGACGCCACGGTCGCCCTGGAGGTGCTCACCCCGGCGTACGCCCCGCCGGAGATGTTCAGCCACAGCCCGCCGTCACCGGCGGTGGACGTCTACGCGCTCTGCGCCACGCTCTACGCGGTGATGCACGGGCGGCCGCCACGCTGGCAGGCCGAGCGCAACCCGAGCCTGGTCACCGTGCTGGAGATGTTCCACCAGCCGATCCCCGGCATCCCCGGCATTCCGGAGGAGCTGGTGGACGTGCTCCGGGCCGGGATGGCCAACGATCCGGCGGAGCGTCCCTCCGTCGTGCAGTTGCACGACATGCTGGTCGGCCTGCAACTGGAGGGTGCGGGCCCGCCGATCGGCCTACTCGGCGGCGTACACCACGGCGGCGTACGGTCAGCGGGCGCGGCATCCGACGCTGAGGCCGCCGGCACCTCCGCCGACCACAGCAGGACACGGCGCTGGTTCCTGGGCGCCACCGGTGTGGTCGCGCTGGCCGCATCGGCGGGGGTCGGCGCCTGGGCCGCCGGTGGGCTCACGTCGGGCCAGCCGGCCGTCCCGACCCGGCCGATCACGACCGGCGTGCACCGTCCGGGCTGCGCCACCCTGCCCGAGGCGCTGCCGGAGGGCGCCCGGTGCGCGGAGGAGTTGGAGTGCTTCGGCCCGGTGCAGGTGCGTGGTCAGCGGGCCGAGGCGAGCCAGGTGCCGTGCGACACCCGGCACACCTGGGAGAGCTACGCCGAGGGGGAGTTGCCCCGCACCCTGCTCGACGCCGACCACGACGAGATCGTGGCGGATCCGACCGTTCGCAAGATCTGCAACACCGAGACGTTCCGGCTGGTCAGCGGGATCGACCAGCCGACCGGGTGGAATCTGGAGGTGCTGCCGCCGGCGGACCCGCAGACCGATGCCACCTATCGCTGCCTGGCCGGGCGAGGTCTGGACGGCTTGGCGTCTCCCACTCTCACCGGCGGCTGA
- a CDS encoding alpha/beta hydrolase, translating to MPRPIRNLAAAGLVGALLAGAAVVPATAASTTIGGGIATVTHRTTPLERLRVDRVPTPKLDWYECYDYAECATVDLPLDYDQPKGATTEIAVLRVKARDQKRKIGSLFVNPGGPGGSGTDFALTAPYYLGDEVLDRFDIVGIDPRGVNTSEQVRCFKSVEEQTRASEGLFVSFPYTKAEEKAYVASSIAVGKACSTTGKPLSGAMSTAQVARDMDVLRRAVGDKKLSYLGLSYGSVLGQYYANMFPDRVRAVAIDGVLDATAWFGSGASGNLGQEERMRSAQGAYKALREIFKRCRTAGVDACPLASGDPAAQFELVAQRLKAKPVVIEDPEFGDFTITYADFVGWTLSNMYGPDGYLYIVGDILWLLTLTDPSATDATRAQARASVLQRAAQVRQQARADDPAYINIRESSFGVICTDANHPTDAASWAARAARADQRDPYFGRSWTWFTAPCARDTWTVRDEDRYTGPFDRRTVNPILVVGNYWDPSTNYNGAVATAKLLPNSRLLSSDNWGHTAYGTSACATDAIDAYLLRQAMPKKGSVCHGDIQPFEELPESAAAVRVDTSKVDLAARGAPRRGEPKQLPPVVAPMPAVGSLTVR from the coding sequence ATGCCACGACCAATCCGGAACCTCGCCGCCGCAGGGCTCGTCGGCGCGCTCCTCGCCGGAGCGGCGGTCGTACCCGCCACCGCCGCGTCCACCACGATCGGCGGGGGCATCGCCACGGTCACCCACCGCACCACTCCGCTGGAGCGGCTGCGGGTCGACCGCGTGCCCACACCCAAGTTGGACTGGTACGAGTGCTACGACTACGCCGAGTGCGCCACCGTCGACCTGCCGCTGGACTACGACCAGCCGAAGGGCGCGACGACTGAGATCGCGGTGCTGCGGGTCAAGGCGCGGGACCAGAAGCGCAAGATCGGCAGCCTCTTCGTGAACCCGGGAGGCCCGGGCGGATCGGGCACGGATTTCGCCCTCACCGCGCCGTACTACCTCGGCGACGAGGTGCTCGACCGGTTCGACATCGTCGGGATCGACCCGCGCGGCGTCAACACCAGCGAACAGGTCAGGTGCTTCAAGTCGGTGGAGGAGCAGACCCGGGCGTCCGAAGGGCTGTTCGTCTCCTTCCCGTACACCAAGGCCGAGGAGAAGGCGTACGTCGCCTCCTCGATCGCGGTCGGCAAGGCCTGCTCGACCACCGGCAAGCCGCTCAGTGGCGCGATGTCGACCGCCCAGGTCGCCCGCGACATGGACGTGCTGCGGCGGGCGGTCGGCGACAAGAAGCTGTCCTATCTGGGCCTCAGCTACGGCAGCGTGCTCGGGCAGTACTACGCGAACATGTTCCCCGACCGGGTGCGCGCCGTGGCGATCGACGGAGTGCTGGACGCGACCGCGTGGTTCGGCAGCGGCGCCTCCGGCAACCTCGGTCAGGAGGAACGGATGCGCAGCGCGCAGGGCGCGTACAAGGCGCTGCGCGAGATCTTCAAGCGCTGCAGGACCGCCGGTGTGGACGCCTGTCCGCTGGCCTCCGGTGACCCGGCTGCCCAGTTCGAGTTGGTGGCGCAACGGCTGAAGGCCAAGCCGGTGGTGATCGAGGACCCGGAGTTCGGCGATTTCACCATCACCTACGCCGACTTCGTCGGCTGGACCCTCAGTAACATGTACGGCCCGGACGGCTACCTGTACATCGTCGGCGACATCCTCTGGCTGCTGACGCTGACCGACCCGTCGGCCACGGACGCGACCCGCGCGCAGGCGCGCGCCTCGGTGCTCCAGCGGGCCGCCCAGGTCCGACAGCAGGCCCGCGCCGACGACCCCGCGTACATCAACATCCGTGAGAGCTCGTTCGGCGTGATCTGCACCGACGCGAACCACCCGACGGACGCCGCCTCCTGGGCGGCGCGGGCGGCAAGGGCCGACCAGCGCGACCCGTACTTCGGCCGTTCCTGGACCTGGTTCACCGCGCCCTGTGCCCGGGACACCTGGACGGTGCGCGACGAGGACCGCTACACCGGCCCGTTCGACCGGCGGACCGTCAACCCGATCCTGGTCGTCGGCAACTACTGGGACCCGTCGACCAACTACAACGGTGCGGTCGCCACGGCCAAGCTGCTGCCGAACAGCCGCCTGCTGTCCAGCGACAACTGGGGCCACACCGCGTACGGCACGTCGGCCTGCGCGACTGACGCCATCGACGCGTACCTGCTGCGGCAGGCGATGCCGAAGAAGGGCAGCGTCTGCCACGGCGACATCCAGCCGTTCGAGGAGCTGCCGGAGTCGGCGGCAGCCGTCCGGGTCGACACCTCCAAGGTGGACCTGGCGGCCAGGGGTGCGCCGCGCCGCGGTGAGCCGAAGCAACTTCCGCCGGTGGTAGCGCCGATGCCGGCCGTCGGCTCGCTGACGGTGCGCTGA
- a CDS encoding transporter substrate-binding domain-containing protein: MVGRLSRTRCRSVATTLAVALTLFLGAAAGCDSRQEPELPSVQEKLRESHIWGQTVLRVGVATNEPLMGDVRDSGHVGFDVEIARYIAASLGYEGDQRIEFVPVSTEDRIPALQGGMVDLVVSSFSITEERKKQVSFAGPYLVTTQEVMVPSRHRDAIRTIEDLRNPKFQICTSGGSTTEAELERHQVRVAVVKNVGDCVEGILDGRYDAVSSDETILAGFVARYPTEFEIVDMPFGTSELLGIGVPIGDPALRDLVAYFLDKSYRQGRNGEISPWQVAYNRTLGPWLRAEKRQPQPLDVPRLVDFDDKVPGR, translated from the coding sequence ATGGTCGGACGGCTCTCCAGGACCCGGTGCCGCTCGGTCGCGACCACCCTCGCGGTCGCCCTGACGCTGTTTCTGGGCGCTGCGGCCGGATGTGACAGCCGGCAGGAGCCGGAACTGCCCTCGGTGCAGGAGAAGCTCCGCGAGTCCCACATCTGGGGCCAGACCGTGCTGCGGGTCGGGGTGGCGACCAACGAACCGCTGATGGGCGACGTACGCGACAGTGGGCACGTCGGCTTCGACGTCGAGATCGCCCGCTACATCGCCGCCTCGCTCGGCTACGAGGGCGACCAGCGGATCGAGTTCGTGCCGGTCTCCACCGAGGACCGGATCCCCGCCCTCCAGGGTGGGATGGTCGACCTGGTGGTGTCCAGCTTCTCCATCACCGAGGAGCGGAAGAAGCAGGTCAGCTTCGCTGGCCCGTACCTGGTGACCACCCAGGAGGTGATGGTCCCGAGCCGGCACCGGGACGCCATCCGGACCATCGAGGACCTGCGGAATCCGAAGTTCCAGATCTGCACCAGCGGCGGCTCCACCACCGAGGCGGAACTCGAACGGCACCAGGTGCGCGTGGCGGTGGTGAAGAACGTCGGCGACTGCGTCGAGGGCATCCTGGACGGCCGGTACGACGCGGTCAGTTCCGACGAGACGATCCTCGCCGGCTTCGTGGCCCGGTACCCGACCGAGTTCGAGATCGTCGACATGCCCTTCGGCACCAGCGAACTCCTCGGCATCGGCGTGCCCATCGGCGACCCCGCGCTGCGTGACCTGGTGGCGTACTTCCTCGACAAGAGCTACCGGCAGGGACGCAACGGGGAGATCAGCCCGTGGCAGGTGGCGTACAACCGGACCCTGGGTCCGTGGCTGCGGGCGGAGAAGCGGCAACCACAGCCGCTCGACGTGCCCCGACTGGTCGACTTCGACGACAAGG